In the genome of Podospora pseudocomata strain CBS 415.72m chromosome 2 map unlocalized CBS415.72m_2.2, whole genome shotgun sequence, one region contains:
- the FCF1 gene encoding rRNA-processing protein fcf1 (BUSCO:EOG09264SET; COG:S; EggNog:ENOG503NUT4): protein MGVAKKVREFRMKRVIGKNDDRRKTEAEKKKLEIKKKEKELVREVPQAPSSMFFEFNTSLVPPYQIIVDTNFLSRSIQAKLPLLESAMDALYASVNIIITDCVMAELEKLGPKYRMALMIARDERWTRLTCDHKGTYADDCIVDRVQKNRIYIVATNDRDLKRRLRKIPGVPILGVQKGKYAIERLPGAPAT, encoded by the exons ATGGGTG TCGCAAAGAAAGTTCGCGAGTTCCGCATGAAGCGGGTCATCGGCAAGAACGATGACAGGAGGAAAAcagaggccgagaagaagaagttggaaatcaagaagaaggagaaggaactAGTTCGCGAGGTCCCT CAAGCACCATCGTCCATGTTCTTCGAGTTCAACACCTCGCTTGTTCCACCATACCAGATCATTGTCGATACCAATTTCCTGAGCAGATCCATCCAGGCGAAGCTGCCACTTCTAGAATCTGCCATGGACGCCCTGTATGCCTcggtcaacatcatcatcacagaCTGCGTCATGGCGGAACTCGAGAAGCTGGGCCCCAAGTACCGCATGGCCTTGATGATTGCTCGTGACGAGAGGTGGACGAGGCTCACCTGTGACCACAAGGGAACCTATGCAGATGAT TGCATCGTCGACCGCGTCCAGAAGAACCGTATCTACATCGTTGCCA CCAACGATCGTGATCTCAAGCGAAGACTCCGCAAGATCCCAGGTGTGCCCATTCTGGGCGTCCAAAAGGGCAAATATGCCATCGAGAGACTCCCTGGTGCTCCGGCTACCTGA
- a CDS encoding uncharacterized protein (EggNog:ENOG503P3KW): MRTSSPLSLRRALLLTSFFAAGVYAQQNNNDDEDEAQTSQTQNTQTTPTNNRPSTSSANAQTSQTSSPTNAPPPLSSSTQSEETLPSLPQPTADLTLTDLPTLSSRPDLSIPTYPPPAIPPTHNAPFMNHSTLPDGTVFIAVGAILAAFGLAVLLWRGILVCLLHRSVERAAMAQHAANDKSAAFFPAPPAQFYKYLERESNASLPVAGANSGTNSGIGTRRTHRGPTPSATPSQTNLFFSPTAGHGAAMGGGGAGAGSSNRDSRFLPSGFYASASPNPGAVGGGGGGHQHGNSISLSSLRPASRGRGQMMGPSPPESPSIDPRMGGGFSSSSLNLNRPPSAGARAPSAYLDDLLDDQPGLFPPAGGQPGQQGGGYNGGQQRGRF, encoded by the coding sequence ATGcggacatcatcaccactgtCGCTGAGGCGCGCGCTTCTGCTGACGTCCTTCTTCGCTGCTGGAGTCTACgcccaacaaaacaacaacgacgacgaagacgaagcACAGACATCGCAAACACAAAACACACAGACAACGCCCACAAACAACCggccctcgacctcctccgcgaACGCGCAAACGAGCCAAacatcttctcccaccaACGCTCCTCCCCCGCTGTCTTCCAGCACCCAATCCGAAGAAACactcccttccctccctcaaccgACCGCCGACTTGACCCTCACCGATCTCCcgaccctctcctcccgtccCGACCTCAGCATCCCGACttacccccctcccgccatcCCGCCCACCCACAATGCTCCCTTCATGAACCACTCGACCCTCCCAGATGGCACCGTATTTATCGCCGTCGGCGCCATCCTGGCCGCCTTTGGcctcgccgtcctcctcTGGCGCGGCATCCTCgtctgcctcctccaccgcagcGTAGAACGCGCGGCCATGGCCCAGCACGCAGCAAACGACAAGTCggccgccttcttcccgGCTCCCCCGGCCCAATTCTACAAGTACCTCGAGCGGGAATCCAACGCCTCTCTTCCTGTTGCTGGCGCCAACTCGGGAACCAACAGCGGAATCGGCACCCGGCGCACCCACCGCGGTCCTACCCCCTCGGCCACCCCCTCGCAAACAAACCTGTTTTTTTCACCTACGGCCGGCCACGGAGCGGCAatgggtggcggcggtgccgGAGCGGGCTCCTCAAACCGCGACTCGAGGTTTTTACCCTCTGGGTTTTATGCCTCAGCATCACCCAACCCTGGTGcggtaggtggtggtggtggtggtcatcaGCATGGAAACTCTATTAGTCTGTCTTCCCTGCGACCGGCATCACGAGGAAGGGGGCAGATGATGGGGCCTAGTCCGCCCGAGTCCCCGTCTATCGATCCGagaatgggaggggggtttagCTCGAGCTCGCTGAACTTGAACAGGCCGCCTAGCGCGGGGGCGAGGGCGCCGAGTGCGTATTTGGATGACTTGTTGGATGATCAGCCGGGGTTGTTTCCTCCTGCTGGGGGGCAGCCTGGGCAGCAGGGGGGTGGGTATAATGGGGGGCagcagagggggaggttttAG
- the YOR1 gene encoding ATP-binding cassette transporter yor1 (EggNog:ENOG503NVEH; COG:Q), whose amino-acid sequence MAGSPPSPSRSPPPPKVEEEHIIPPPDPLARVYSRSSLESSEKIKEEKQTAARQLRRGDDDDDSIEAVGTIAGGTGNGSDDDHENNKERNELNRTKSYATSVNSAALTNPPLPVQKPWYKQPNPLRWGKIPPIPEERVVSPEHKAGFFSKLVFHWMGPLMTTGYKRPLQPTDIYKVNPDRSVEPLTERMKESFEKRVKRGDKYPLLWAMHETFAWEFWLGGMCQLLATILQVMAPFTLRYLIQFAQDAWLADRVPDFPEPNLAAGIGLVVGVTGMQVLSSFCINHFIYRGMVIGGMARASLISLIYEKSMVVSGRAKAGGVGLPDIPAAVAAKKQGEKDKRGGKGGQDAGANGEGWGNGRIINIMSVDTYRVDQACGLFHMIWTAPLSCLITLALLLVNITYSALAGFALLVVGMPILTRAIRSLFRRRKDINKITDQRVSLTQEILQSVRFVKFFGWEGSFLQRLGDFRNREISAIQVLLSIRNAIMAISISLPIFASMLAFITYSLTNHNLAPAEIFSSLALFNGLRMPLNLLPMVIGQVTDAWSSISRIQEFVLAEEREEEAKFDPEIENAVEMHDASFTWERTPTQDSEGTVGTNIKSKSKPTPGDASEDASTLVEEREPFKLQDLNFEVGRNELVAVIGTVGSGKTSLLAALAGDMRKTSGEVVLGASRAFCPQYAWIQNTTVKENILFGKEMDKGWYSDVIKACALQPDLDMLPNNDLTEIGERGITISGGQKQRLNIARAIYFNADIVLMDDPLSAVDAHVGRHIFDNAICGLLKDKCRILATHQLWVLNRCDRIIWMEAGKIQAVDTFKNLMENSEGFRTLMETTAVEEKKEDGAAATVPGDSGQKKKKKGKALMQAEERAVASVPWSVYTSYIKASGTMFNLYIVLFLLIISQGANIVTSLWLSWWTADKWSLSTGQYIGVYAGLGAVQALLMFAFMVSLSIFGTTASKVMLQNAITRVLRAPMSFFDTTPLGRITNRFSRDVDVMDNNLTDAMRMYFFSIGSIISVFCLIIAFFYYFVIALVPLFILFLFATSYYRASAREVKRLESILRSNVFAKFGEGLSGVASIRAYGLKERFIVDLRQAIDDMDSAYFLTYSNQRWLSIRLDQIGNLLVFTTGILVVTSRFSVPPSIGGLVLSYILGIAGMIQFTVRQLAEVENGMNAVERLLYYGTELDEEAPLKTIELPKEWPQNGEIVFDDVHMRYREGLPLVLQGLSMHIKGGERIGIVGRTGAGKSSIMSTLFRLVEISSGKITIDGVDISTVGLHDLRSRLAIIPQDPTLFRGTVRSNLDPFGEHSDLELWGALRQADLVSDTPSPSPSPSPSSPEASANRGENNSSSSKIHLDSTVEEDGLNFSLGQRQLMALARALVRGSQIIVCDEATSSVDMETDDKIQATMAKGFKGKTLLCIAHRLRTIIGYDRIVVMDKGRIAEIGTPRGLWEVEGGIFRGMCERSGIRGEDILGSGQQ is encoded by the coding sequence ATGGCAGgctcaccaccttcaccctccaggtcaccacctccaccaaaagtCGAAGAAGAACACATTATTCCACCACCAGACCCTCTTGCTCGGGTCTACTCACGGTCAAGCTTGGAGTCGTCAGAAAAAATCAAGGAGGAAAAACAAACGGCTGCCCGTCAACTCAGacgtggtgatgatgacgatgatagCATCGAAGCCGTTGGTACCATCGCTGGCGGTACGGGCAACGGCAGCGATGACGACCACGAGAACAACAAGGAACGAAACGAGCTCAACCGCACCAAATCCTACGCCACAAGCGTGAACTCGGCCgctctcaccaacccccctttaCCAGTTCAGAAGCCATGGTACAAGCAACCTAACCCCCTCCGCTGGGGCAAGATCCCGCCCATCCCAGAGGAGAGGGTAGTTTCTCCCGAGCACAAGGCTGGTTTCTTCAGCAAGCTCGTCTTCCACTGGATGGGCCCCCTCATGACCACGGGTTATAAACGCCCTCTTCAGCCGACAGACATCTACAAAGTCAACCCTGACCGGTCTGTCGAACCGCTCACCGAGCGGATGAAGGAGTCGTTTGAGAAGAGGGTCAAAAGAGGGGATAAATACCCTCTGTTGTGGGCTATGCACGAGACATTTGCCTGGGAGTTTTGGCTGGGCGGTATGTGCCAGCTGTTGGCGACTATCCTTCAGGTCATGGCGCCGTTCACGCTGAGGTACCTCATCCAGTTTGCGCAGGACGCCTGGCTTGCGGATAGGGTACCGGACTTTCCGGAGCCAAATTTGGCGGCGGGGAtagggttggttgttggggtaaCGGGGATGCAGGTGTTGTCGAGTTTTTGTATCAACCATTTTATCTACCGGGGCATGGTTATCGGGGGGATGGCCAGGGCAAGCTTGATTAGTCTGATCTATGAGAAGAGCATGGTGGTCAGTGGGAGGGCGAAGGCgggcggggttgggttgCCGGATATTCCTGCTGCGGTAGCGGCGAAGAAGCAGGGGGAGAAGGATAAGaggggtggaaaggggggacaGGATGCTGGGGCTAAtggggaaggttggggaaATGGCAggatcatcaacatcatgagCGTCGACACGTACAGGGTTGATCAGGCCTGTGGCTTGTTCCACATGATCTGGACTGCTCCCTTGTCGTGTCTTATCACGCTTGCGTTGCTtctcgtcaacatcacctACAGCGCCCTGGCTGGTTTTGCCTTGCTGGTTGTTGGTATGCCCATCCTCACCAGGGCCATCAGGAGCCTGTTCAGGCGGAGAAAGGACATCAACAAGATTACCGACCAGAGAGTCAGTCTGACGCAGGAAATCCTCCAGTCGGTTCGATTCGTCAAGTTCTTCGGCTGGGAGGGCTCGTTTTTGCAGAGACTGGGAGATTTTCGAAACCGCGAGATCTCGGCCATTCAAGTCCTTCTCTCGATTCGCAATGCCATCATGGCTATCAGCATTTCACTGCCCATTTTTGCTTCCATGCTGGCCTTTATCACCTACTCGCTTACCAACCACAACCTGGCGCCTGCTGAAATCTTCTCGTCGTTGGCTCTGTTCAACGGTCTGAGAATGCCACTAAATCTGTTGCCCATGGTTATTGGCCAGGTGACGGATGCTTGGTCGTCGATTTCTCGTATTCAGGAGTTTGTGCTGGCCGAGGagcgggaagaggaggccaagTTTGACCCGGAGATCGAGAATGCGGTTGAGATGCATGATGCTTCTTTCACATGGGAAAGGACACCTACCCAGGATAGCGAGGGGACTGTCGGGACAAACATCAAGAGCAAGTCCAAGCCCACGCCTGGAGATGCTAGCGAGGATGCGAGCACTCTAGTGGAAGAGCGGGAGCCCTTCAAACTTCAAGATCTCAACTTCGAGGTTGGCCGGAATGAGCTCGTCGCTGTTATTGGTACTGTTGGCAGTGGCAAAACATCTCTGCTTGCTGCGTTGGCTGGCGACATGCGTAAGACGAGCGGTGAGGTCGTCTTGGGAGCGTCCAGAGCTTTCTGCCCCCAGTATGCTTGGATTCAAAATACCACGGTCAAGGAGAACATTCTGTTCGGCAAGGAAATGGACAAGGGGTGGTATTCCGATGTCATCAAGGCTTGTGCTCTGCAGCCGGATTTGGATATGCTGCCTAACAACGACTTGACTGAGATTGGCGAGAGAGGCATCACAATCTCGGGCGGGCAAAAGCAACGGTTGAACATTGCTCGCGCCATCTACTTCAACGCTGACATCGTTCTAATGGACGATCCGTTAAGCGCGGTTGATGCTCATGTTGGAAGACACATTTTCGACAATGCCATCTGTGGGCTTCTCAAGGACAAGTGCAGAATCTTGGCCACACATCAGCTCTGGGTGTTGAACCGCTGCGACAGAATCATCTGGATGGAGGCCGGCAAAATCCAGGCTGTTGACACGTTCAAAAACCTCATGGAAAATTCAGAGGGTTTCCGGACGTTGATGGAGACCACGGCcgttgaagagaagaaggaggatggcgcTGCTGCAACAGTTCCCGGGGACAGTggacagaagaaaaagaagaagggcaaggcgCTCATGCAAGCCGAAGAGCGAGCGGTGGCCAGCGTGCCATGGTCGGTGTACACGTCTTACATCAAGGCTTCCGGCACCATGTTCAACCTCTATATCGTTCTCTTCCTCCTGATCATCTCTCAGGGCGCCAACATTGTCACCAGTCTGTGGCTCTCGTGGTGGACAGCAGACAAGTGGAGTCTCTCAACAGGGCAATACATTGGTGTCTATGCTGGTCTGGGTGCCGTCCAGGCTCTGCTCATGTTCGCCTTCATGGTGTCCCTATCCATCTTTGGAACGACGGCCAGCAAGGTCATGCTCCAGAACGCCATCACCAGGGTCCTGCGCGCGCCCATGTCCTTCTTCGATACTACTCCCCTGGGCCGCATCACGAACCGATTCAGCAGAGACGTTGATGTCATGGACAACAACTTGACTGATGCCATGCGCATGTACTTCTTCAGCATAGGCTCCATCATCTCGGTGTTTTGTCTCATCATCGCCTTCTTTTACTACTTTGTCATCGCCCTTGTTCCATTGTTTATTCTCTTCCTGTTTGCTACATCTTACTACCGAGCCTCGGCGAGAGAAGTCAAGCGTTTGGAGTCTATCCTTCGGTCCAACGTCTTTGCCAAGTTTGGCGAAGGTCTTTCCGGGGTGGCCAGCATCCGCGCCTACGGTCTCAAGGAGAGGTTCATTGTCGACTTGCGTCAAGCCATTGACGACATGGACTCGGCCTACTTCTTGACCTATTCCAACCAGCGGTGGTTGTCAATCCGGCTCGATCAAATCGGCAACCTTCTCGTCTTCACAACGGGCATCTTGGTCGTCACATCCCGCTTCTCCGTGCCCCCTTCCATCGGCGGTTTGGTCCTGTCCTACATCCTCGGCATTGCAGGCATGATTCAATTCACCGTCCGCCAGCTCGCCGAAGTCGAGAACGGCATGAATGCGGTCGAGCGCCTGTTGTACTACGGTACCGAGCTCGACGAGGAAGCGCCCCTCAAGACCATCGAACTCCCCAAAGAATGGCCTCAAAACGGCGAGATCGTCTTTGACGATGTTCACATGCGCTACCGCGAGGGTCTCCCTCTTGTCCTGCAGGGCTTATCAATGCACATCAAAGGCGGCGAGCGCATCGGTATCGTCGGGCGGACAGGGGCAGGCAAatcatccatcatgtccacCCTCTTCCGCCTTGTCGAGATCTCGTCTGGAAAAATAACCATTGACGGGGTTGACATTTCCACCGTTGGCCTCCACGACCTCCGCTCCCGGCTGGCAATCATCCCCCAAGACCCGACCCTCTTCCGGGGCACAGTCAGgtccaacctcgaccccttTGGCGAGCACTCAGACCTTGAACTCTGGGGTGCCTTGCGTCAAGCCGATTTGGTGTCTgacaccccttccccttccccttccccttctccttcctcacctgAAGCATCCGCCAACCGGGGGGAGAATAATTCCTCGTCTTCCAAAATCCACCTCGACAGCACGGTCGAAGAAGACGGTCTCAACTTTAGTCTTGGGCAACGCCAGTTGATGGCTCTGGCTAGGGCACTGGTCCGCGGTTCGCAGATCATTGTCTGCGATGAGGCCACCTCGTCAGTGGACATGGAAACAGACGACAAGATCCAGGCTACGATGGCAAAGGGGTTCAAGGGGAAGACGTTGTTGTGTATAGCGCACCGGTTGAGAACGATTATCGGGTATGACAggattgtggtgatggacaaGGGGAGGATAGCGGAGATTGGGACgccgagggggttgtgggaggtggaaggggggattTTCAGGGGAATGTGCGAGCGGAGCGGGATTAGGGGGGAGGATATACTGGGTAGTGGGCAGCAGTAA
- a CDS encoding uncharacterized protein (EggNog:ENOG503P611; COG:A): MATTSMDYENANGDRFDDEAPRYERDRSASPRRDDGHESRRRSMSPNGNDRAPVKSDNNSQKGEDGAVNPGSNLFVTGIHPRLEEAEVTRLFEKYGEVEKCQIMKDPHTGESRGFGFVKMVTSEMAEAAIDGLRGEVIEGRTLSIEKARRARPRTPTPGKYFGPPKREDGRGRFDDRRRGGGYGGGYGGGGYRGGDDSYRGGSHRGYRGDDRAYDRGAPDRGYDRGYGGGGGGGRDYRDDRGYGRDYRDDRGYDRRERDDNYGGRGGIDRYAGRDDRGYGGGRGGGDDRRGGPSYDRGDRADRGYDRPSERDSRPRDAAPPAAAGYGDAAPRGDSRDPYGAR; encoded by the exons ATGGCGACCACGTCGATGGACTACGAGAACGCCAATGGCGACCGTTTCGATG ACGAGGCTCCTCGCTACGAACGAGACCGCAGTGCTTCTCCTCGCCGCGATGATGGCCACGAGTCGCGTCGCCGCTCCATGTCACCCAACGGTAACGACCG TGCCCCGGTTAAGAGTGATAACAACTCCCAGAagggtgaagatggtgccGTCAATCCTGGCTCCAACCTCTTCGTCACCGGCATCCATCCTCGtctcgaggaggccgaggttACCCGTCTGTTCGAGAAGTatggcgaggttgagaagtGCCAGATCATGAAGGATCCCCACACTGGCGAGTCCCGTGGCTTTGGCTTCGTCAAGATGGTTACTTCCGAAATGGCTGAGGCTGCGATTGATGGCCTTCGTGGTGAGGTGATTGAGGGTCGCACTCTTTCTATTGAGAAGGCTCGTCGCGCCCGTCCTCGCACTCCCACCCCGGGCAAGTACTTCGGTCCTCCCAAGCGCG AAGATGGCCGTGGTCGTTTTGATGACcgtcgtcgtggtggtggctaTGGCGGCGGttatggcggcggtggttaCCGTGGTGGAGACGACTCATACCGTGGCGGCTCTCACCGTGGTTATCGTGGGGATGACCGCGCTTACGACCGTGGGGCCCCTGATCGTGGATACGACCGCGGCtatggtggcggcggcggcggtggccgTGACTATCGCGATGACCGTGGCTACGGCCGTGATTACCGTGATGACCGCGGGTATGACCGCCGCGAGCGTGACGACAACTatggtggccgtggtggcatTGACCGCTACGCCGGCCGTGATGATCGTGGCTATGGCGGCGGAcgtggtggcggtgatgaCCGTCGGGGTGGTCCCAGCTACGACCGTGGTGACCGCGCTGACCGTGGCTACGATCGTCCGAGTGAGCGCGACTCCCGTCCTCGTGACGCCGCTCCTCCTGCCGCTGCCGGCTATGGCGACGCTGCTCCCCGCGGCGACAGCCGTGACCCCTACG GCGCTCGCTAA
- a CDS encoding uncharacterized protein (COG:S; EggNog:ENOG503NVGM): MRLFNLFLLAAGGLASASTLTPNTVPLIVRNPYLSTWLYHARDAPWENWPMFWTGAHVGFSVMASASGKVYPLLGRPQDSLSTKRHKIAYPEYLGVTFDASTTNLSYSIPAAGGESSVLVTLSFLSPITPSSTMRQAIPAGYMTVFVAGCDDLDLYTDVNGEWVTGNRDNTLRWEMFESPPGEEKATKNGTKTGIKTWKVRREREELLTEFGDRAEWGTLHFSAPGGENGVRYQSGTSALLRGLFAERGELRDEVDGEFRRVMEDEPVFAFSKGFKLADGGKGKEKCEKREESVRFTWALVQDPVVQFASARGLTMMRPLWQSFFTDADELVGWHFDDFETAANLAGEYSDALARDAYESGSREYQDIAALSARQVLGATQFSGTPEDPILFLKEISSNGNFQTVDVIFPAFPFFLYTNPRWLAYLLEPLLEHQLSGQYPNDYSMHDLGAHFPNATGHPDGRDEYMPVEECGNMLIMGLALANALRYDTDPAFVRPKGAEGMRTAPGAKRWWESVDEYGIDLPRGEAKLGSTPKAAEKWLSRSYKLWKQWTGYLVRESLIPHNQLCTDDFAGWLANQTNLALKGIIGIKAMSEIADIVGEKEDAKFYRETAGEYIEKWQEYGISRDGTHAKLAYTWYGSWTTIYNLYADSLLCFHVSDKNKSSVTGGRKSGKQPRMESQLPLGQQAYGPKKDGNVFIPDKVYQMQSDWYHAVLQKYGLPLDSRHLYTKSDWEFFAAAVTGRKTRTEILTSVARWVNETETDRPFTDLYDTEGNGGFPGIWFMARPVVGGHFAFLALERACGGKAVEALKFLDKREPGEVDVELVLMRDLSTGEQYDDEGWEDL; this comes from the exons ATGCGGTtgttcaacctcttcctgCTGGCCGCCGGTGGTCTGGCAAGCGCGTCAACACTCACGCCCAACACCGTCCCGCTTATCGTCCGGAACCCGTACCTGAGTACATGGTTATACCACGCCCGTGATGCACCATGGGAGAACTGGCCAATGTTTTGGACTGGTGCTCAC GTCGGCTTCTCGGTCATGGCCTCTGCCTCGGGGAAGGTCtaccccctcctcggccggccGCAAGACTCTTTGTCGACAAAACGTCACAAGATTGCGTATCCAGAGTATCTCGGCGTAACGTTTGAtgcttccaccaccaacctgaGCTATTCCATCCCCGCGGCGGGTGGAGAATCCTCGGTACTAGTTACGCTCTCGTTCCTGTCACCTAtcacaccctcctcgacgatgAGACAGGCCATTCCGGCGGGGTACATGACTGTTTTTGTTGCGGGGTGCGACGACTTGGATTTGTACACGGATGTGAATGGGGAGTGGGTGACGGGGAACAGGGATAATACTTTGCGGTGGGAGATGTTTGAATCTCCTCCGGGGGAAGAAAAGGCGACAAAAAATGGGACAAAGACAGGAATAAAAACttggaaggtgaggagggagagggaggagctgctgACCGAGTTTGGGGATCGGGCCGAGTGGGGGACTTTGCACTTTTCTGCCCCGGGAGGGGAGAACGGGGTGAGGTATCAGAGTGGGACTAGTGCTTtgctgagggggttgtttgcggagaggggggagctgagggatgaggtggatggggagttcaggagggtgatggaggatgagCCGGTTTTTGCTTTTTCAAAGGGGTTCAAATTGGctgatggggggaaggggaaggaaaagtGTGAGAAAAGGGAGGAGAGCGTGAGGTTTACGTGGGCGCTGGTGCAGGATCCGGTTGTGCAGTTTGCCAGTGCTAGggggttgacgatgatgaggccGCTTTGGCAGAGTTTTTTTACCGATGCGGATGAATTAGTGGGTTGGCATTTTGATGACTTTGAGACTGCAGCAAATCTGGCGGGGGAGTATTCGGATGCGTTGGCACGGGATGCGTATGAGTCTGGGTCGAGGGAGTATCAGGATATTGCTGCGCTGAGCGCGAGGCAGGTGCTGGGGGCGACGCAGTTTTCGGGGACGCCCGAGGACCCGATTTTGTTTTTGAAGGAGATTTCGAGCAATGGGAATTTCCAGACGGTGGATGTGATCTTCCCGGcctttcccttcttcctgTATACCAACCCGAGGTGGTTGGCGTATCTGCTGGAGCCGCTGCTGGAGCACCAGCTGAGCGGGCAGTATCCGAACGACTATTCGATGCATGATCTGGGGGCGCATTTTCCGAACGCGACGGGGCATCCggatgggagggatgagTATATGCCTGTGGAGGAGTGTGGGAATATGTTGATTATggggttggcgttggcgaATGCGCTGAGGTATGATACTGATCCTGCGTTTGTGAGGCCaaagggggcggaggggatgAGGACGGCTCCGGGGGcgaagaggtggtgggagagtgTGGATGAGTATGGGATTGATTTACCCAGAGGGGAGGCTAAGCTTGGCTCTACGCccaaggcggcggagaagtGGTTGTCGCGGTCTTACAAGCTTTGGAAGCAGTGGACGGGTTACTTGGTCAGGGAGTCGCTTATTCCGCATAATCAGCTCTGCACGGATGACTTTGCGGGGTGGTTGGCGAACCAGACGAACTTGGCGCTGAAAGGGATTATTGGGATTAAAGCCATGAGCGAGATTGCGGATATTGTGGGCGAAAAGGAGGATGCAAAGTTTTATCGGGAGACGGCGGGGGAGTATATTGAGAAGTGGCAGGAGTATGGCATCTCGAGGGATGGGACCCATGCCAAGCTGGCGTACACTTGGTATGGATCGTGGACGACTATCTACAACCTGTATGCGGACTCGCTGTTGTGTTTCCATGTTTCGGACAAGAACAAATCTTCGGTGACAGGAGGGAGAAAGAGTGGGAAGCAGCCGAGGATGGAAAGTCAGCTACCACTTGGACAACAGGCTTACGGGCCTAAAAAAGATGGGAACGTCTTTATCCCTGACAAGGTCTACCAGATGCAGAGCGATTGGTATCATGCGGTTCTGCAAAAGTATGGGCTGCCGTTGGATTCGAGGCACTTGTATACGAAGAGTGACTGGGAGTTTtttgcggcggcggtgacgggacggaagacgaggacggaGATTCTGACGAGTGTGGCCAGGTGGGTGAATGAGACTGAGACTG ATCGTCCTTTTACGGACTTGTATGATACAGAGGGCAATGGAGGGTTCCCGGGGATTTGGTTCATGGCGAGACCGGTGGTTGGGGGGCACTTTGCCTTCTTGGCACTGGAGAGGGCATGCGGAGGCAAGGCTGTGGAGGCATTGAAGTTTTTGGATAAGAGGGAgcctggggaggttgatgttgagttGGTGCTGATGAGGGATCTTTCTACTGGTGAGCagtatgatgatgaggggtgggaggaccTTTGA